The DNA window CCTGGGCGACTGTATGTTGCTGGCGACCGTAGTGTCCAGCAAAGAAGCTAAAGAAGGCGTCGACTTTCTGCCGCTCTCCGTTGATTATCAGGAAAAATTCGCGTCAGCCGGTCGGATTCCGGGTAGCTTTCAGCGCCGGGAAGGTCGTCTGGGCGACCACGAAATCCTGATTAGCCGTCTGGTCGACCGGGCTCTTCGTCCGATCTTCCCGGATAACTATCACGCCGATACGCAGGTGATGATCACGCTGATCTCGTCGGACCCTGAAGTACAACCCGACGCCCTGGCTGCGCTGGCTGCATCGTCGGCGCTGGCGGTATCGGATATTCCGTTCAACGGACCGATCTCGGAAGTGCGCGTCGCGAAAATCGATGGCGAGTACCGGATCAACCCCAAGACGACCGACATTGAGCGCGCTACCATCGACCTGATTGTGGCGGCTACCGAAAAAGATATCTGCATGGTGGAAGGCGAGATGAGCGAATGCTCGGAAGCCGAAGTTGTAGAGGCTATCAAAGCCGCTCACGAAGCCATCAAAGTACAGTGTCAGGCGCAGAAAGAACTCGAAGCGAAAGTCGGTAAGACGGAGAAGCGCGAGTACAACCACGAAACGCACGACGAAGAGCTGCGTGCTGCCGTGCGTGCTGCCTGTTACGATAAAATCTACGCTGTTGCTGCGCAGCAGAACCCAAACAAAAAGGGGCGCTCGCAGAGCTTCCGCGCCGTGCGGGATGAGTACATCGCGTCGTTCCCCGAAGGATCGGACGTGAATGTAGGGCTGGTGAAAACGTACTTCCACGATCTTGAGTGGGAAGCAGCCCGGCGGCTGGTGCTCGATCAGCGTACCCGGCTCGACGGTCGTCAGCTCGATCAGATCCGGCCAATTTCGGCGGAAGCTGGCTACCTGCCCGGCCCCCACGGTTCGGCTTTGTTTACGCGGGGCGAAACCCAGTCGCTGACGACCTGTACGCTCGGTACCAAGCTGGACGAGCAGATCATCGATCAGACGATGTACCAGGGCTACAGCAAGTTTTTGCTGCATTACAACTTCCCCGGCTTCTCGACGGGTGAGGTGAAGCCAAACCGGGGTGCCGGTCGGCGCGAGATTGGTCACGGTAACCTGGCCCACCGTTCGCTAAAGAAAGTACTGCCTACGGGCGACGAAAACCCGTACACGATCCGGATCGTATCGGACATTCTGGAGTCGAACGGTTCGTCGTCGATGGCGACGGTTTGTGCCGGTACGATGGCGCTGATGGACGCCGGTATCAAAATTAAAGCACCCGTAGCTGGTATCGCGATGGGGCTGATTCAGGACACCGAGCCCGGTTCGGACAAATACGCCGTTCTGTCGGACATCCTGGGTGACGAAGATCACCTGGGCGATATGGACTTCAAAGTGACGGGTACCGAGAAAGGTATCGTTGCCTGCCAGATGGACCTGAAAGTAGACGGTTTGTCGTATGAAGTGCTGGCACAGGCACTGGAGCAGGCCCGTCGGGGCCGGCTGCATATCCTGGGTGAGATGAAGAAAGGTATCGACGCTGTTCGGGCCGATCTTAAGCCGCACGCTCCCCGTGCTATCGTCATCAAGATCGATACCAACCAGATCGGTGCTGTTATCGGACCCGGTGGTAAGGTGGTGCAGGACATTCAGAAAGATTCGGGTGCCGTTGTCAACATCGATGAGCACGACAATGCCGGTTGGGTTAGCATCTTCGCGACCAATCAGCAAAGCATGGATCGGGCTGTATCACGCGTGAAAGGCATCGTTGCGATACCGGAAGTGGGCGAAACCTACGTCGGTAAAGTAAAGACCATTCAGCCGTTCGGCGCGTTTGTCGAGTTTATGCCGGGTAAAGATGGGCTGCTGCACATCTCGGAGATCAAGTGGGAGCGACTGGAAAACATGGAAGGCGTGTTGCAGGTCGGTGAGGAAGTGACGGTGAAGCTGATCGATGTCGACAAGAAGACGGGAAAATACCGGTTGTCGCGTAAGGTGCTGCTTCCCAAGCCGGAGAACAAAAATTAAATCGGCTGTGTTACTTTTTTGTGTACCAGCGCGTCCTATATACGCGTTTTGTAGCTACCCCCACCTGGGTCAATAAACAATGAGACAGCTAAAAATTTCAAAACAGATTACCAACCGGGAGAGCCAGTCGCTCGACAAGTATCTCCAGGAAATTGGTAAGGTAGATCTGCTTACTCCGGACGAAGAGGTTACACTTGCCCAGAAGATTCGGGAAGGTGATCAGCTCTCGCTGGAACGGTTGACGAAAGCCAACTTACGCTTCGTTGTATCGGTTGCCAAACAGTACCAGAACCAGGGTCTGTCGCTGGGTGATCTTATTAACGAAGGAAACCTCGGTCTGATCAAAGCCGCGCAACGGTTCGATGAAACCCGTGGGTTTAAGTTTATTTCATACGCCGTCTGGTGGATTCGTCAGTCGATTCTTCAGGCGTTGGCCGAACAGTCACGGATTGTGCGGCTGCCGCTCAACCGGGTTGGTTCGCTGAACAAAATCTCCAAGACATTCTCGGACCTCGAGCAAAAGTTCGAGCGGGAACCGTCGCCGGAAGAGCTTGCCGCCGTACTGGAAATTTCGGCCGCTGAAGTTGTCGATACACTGAAGATTTCGGGCCGTCACGTATCGATGGATGCGCCGTTTGTGCAGGGTGAAGAGAACAGCCTGCTCGACGTGCTAGAGAACGATGGTGAAGACAAGCCGGATTCGGGCCTGATCAACGATTCGCTCCGTAAAGAGGTACAGCGCGCCCTGTCGACGCTGACGCAGCGCGAAGCCGACGTGATTACGCTTTACTTTGGTCTGAACGGCGAACATGCCATGACGCTGGAAGAAATCGGTGAGAAATTCA is part of the Spirosoma rhododendri genome and encodes:
- a CDS encoding sigma-70 family RNA polymerase sigma factor, translated to MRQLKISKQITNRESQSLDKYLQEIGKVDLLTPDEEVTLAQKIREGDQLSLERLTKANLRFVVSVAKQYQNQGLSLGDLINEGNLGLIKAAQRFDETRGFKFISYAVWWIRQSILQALAEQSRIVRLPLNRVGSLNKISKTFSDLEQKFEREPSPEELAAVLEISAAEVVDTLKISGRHVSMDAPFVQGEENSLLDVLENDGEDKPDSGLINDSLRKEVQRALSTLTQREADVITLYFGLNGEHAMTLEEIGEKFNLTRERVRQIKEKAIRRLRHTSRSKALKTYLG
- the pnp gene encoding polyribonucleotide nucleotidyltransferase, with protein sequence MFEINTQSVALPDGREITIETGKLARQADGAVVVRLGDCMLLATVVSSKEAKEGVDFLPLSVDYQEKFASAGRIPGSFQRREGRLGDHEILISRLVDRALRPIFPDNYHADTQVMITLISSDPEVQPDALAALAASSALAVSDIPFNGPISEVRVAKIDGEYRINPKTTDIERATIDLIVAATEKDICMVEGEMSECSEAEVVEAIKAAHEAIKVQCQAQKELEAKVGKTEKREYNHETHDEELRAAVRAACYDKIYAVAAQQNPNKKGRSQSFRAVRDEYIASFPEGSDVNVGLVKTYFHDLEWEAARRLVLDQRTRLDGRQLDQIRPISAEAGYLPGPHGSALFTRGETQSLTTCTLGTKLDEQIIDQTMYQGYSKFLLHYNFPGFSTGEVKPNRGAGRREIGHGNLAHRSLKKVLPTGDENPYTIRIVSDILESNGSSSMATVCAGTMALMDAGIKIKAPVAGIAMGLIQDTEPGSDKYAVLSDILGDEDHLGDMDFKVTGTEKGIVACQMDLKVDGLSYEVLAQALEQARRGRLHILGEMKKGIDAVRADLKPHAPRAIVIKIDTNQIGAVIGPGGKVVQDIQKDSGAVVNIDEHDNAGWVSIFATNQQSMDRAVSRVKGIVAIPEVGETYVGKVKTIQPFGAFVEFMPGKDGLLHISEIKWERLENMEGVLQVGEEVTVKLIDVDKKTGKYRLSRKVLLPKPENKN